A stretch of Lathyrus oleraceus cultivar Zhongwan6 chromosome 6, CAAS_Psat_ZW6_1.0, whole genome shotgun sequence DNA encodes these proteins:
- the LOC127094061 gene encoding legumin K — protein sequence MQRREVENCMGPSPATYKNSNKYSFCFSVCIITLTVSKPSLSLFSLSLLLFASACLATRSEFDRLNQCQLDNINALEPDHRVESEAGLTETWNPNNPELKCAGVSLIRRTIDPNGLHLPSFSPSPQLIFIIQGKGVLGLSLPGCPETYEEPRSSQSRQGSRQQQGDSHQKIRRFRKGDIIAIPSGIPYWTYNHGDEPLVAISLLDTSNIANQLDSTPRVFYLGGNPETEFPETQEEQQGRHRQKHSYPVGRRSGHHQQEEESEEQNEGNSVLSGFSSEFLAQTFNTEEDTAKRLRSPRDERSQIVRVEGGLRIINPKGKEEEEEKEQSHSHSHREEEEEEEEDEEKQRSEERKNGLEETICSAKIRENIADAAGADLYNPRAGRIRTANSLTLPVLRYLRLSAEYVRLYRNGIYAPHWNINANSLLYVIRGEGRVRIVNFQGDAVFDNKVRKGQLVVVPQNFVVAEQAGEEEGLEYVVFKTNDRAAVSHVQQVLRATPAEVLANAFGLRQRQVTELKLSGNRGPLVHPQSQSQSH from the exons ATGCAGAGAAGAGAAGTAGAGAATTGTATGGGACCATCTCCTGCAACATATAAGAATAGCAACAAATATTCATTCTGTTTCTCTGTG TGTATCATCACACTCACAGTGTCCAAACCTTCTCTATCTTTGTTTTCACTTTCCTTGCTACTCTTTGCAAGCGCATGTTTAGCAACTCGCTCTGAGTTTGACAGACTCAACCAATGCCAACTAGACAACATCAATGCATTGGAACCTGACCACCGTGTTGAGTCCGAAGCCGGTCTCACTGAGACATGGAATCCAAATAACCCTGAGCTAAAATGCGCTGGTGTGTCACTTATCAGACGCACCATTGACCCTAATGGACTCCACTTGCCATCTTTCTCACCCTCTCCACAGTTGATTTTCATCATCCAAGGAAAGGGTGTTCTTGGACTTTCACTTCCTGGTTGTCCCGAGACTTATGAAGAGCCACGTTCATCACAATCTAGACAAGGATCCAGGCAGCAACAAGGTGACAGTCACCAGAAGATTCGTCGATTCAGAAAAGGTGATATCATTGCCATTCCATCGGGAATTCCTTATTGGACATATAACCATGGCGATGAACCTCTTGTTGCCATTAGCCTTCTTGACACTTCCAACATTGCAAACCAGCTCGATTCAACCCCAAGA GTATTTTACCTTGGTGGAAACCCAGAAACAGAGTTCCCCGAAACACAGGAGGAACAACAAGGAAGGCATCGGCAAAAGCATAGTTACCCTGTTGGACGTAGGAGTGGACATCACCAACAAGAAGAGGAATCCGAAGAACAAAACGAAGGTAACAGCGTGCTGAGTGGCTTCAGCTCAGAGTTTTTAGCACAAACGTTCAACACTGAAGAGGATACAGCGAAGAGACTTCGATCTCCACGAGACGAAAGGAGTCAAATTGTGCGAGTTGAGGGAGGTCTCCGCATTATCAACCCCAAGgggaaggaagaagaagaagaaaaagaacaGAGTCATTCTCACTCTCACAGAGAGgaggaggaagaagaagaagaagatgaggAGAAACAAAGAAGTGAGGAAAGAAAGAATGGTTTGGAAGAAACTATCTGTAGTGCCAAAATTCGAGAGAACATTGCGGACGCTGCAGGTGCCGACCTCTATAACCCACGTGCTGGTCGTATCAGAACTGCAAACAGTTTAACTCTCCCAGTCCTCCGCTATTTACGCCTCAGCGCTGAGTATGTTCGTCTCTACAGG AATGGTATATATGCTCCACACTGGAACATAAACGCCAACAGTCTGCTGTACGTGATTAGAGGAGAAGGAAGAGTTAGGATTGTGAACTTCCAAGGAGACGCAGTGTTCGACAACAAGGTCAGAAAGGGACAGTTGGTGGTGGTACCACAAAACTTTGTGGTGGCGGAACAAGCTGGGGAGGAAGAAGGATTAGAGTATGTGGTGTTCAAGACAAATGACAGAGCTGCGGTTAGCCACGTACAACAGGTGCTTAGGGCCACTCCTGCAGAGGTTCTTGCAAATGCTTTTGGTCTTCGTCAACGCCAAGTCACGGAGTTAAAGCTCAGTGGAAACCGTGGCCCTCTGGTTCACCCTCAGTCGCAATCTCAATCTCATTGA